Within Coffea arabica cultivar ET-39 chromosome 4e, Coffea Arabica ET-39 HiFi, whole genome shotgun sequence, the genomic segment CTCCTACCTTCTATTGATCTTACTTTTAACTCAGAAAGTAATCATTTCTGGATTCTAGTTCTACTGTTCTACATCTGCCTTTACTATTTCTTGTTTGGTTTGCAGCCTctaatcattttcttgatatttttgtcTTTCTAATTCTTGAGTTTGGATTGAAGCTTTATACAGCCTTGAGTTTGGTTGTTTTCAGAATGATTTTATCCTCCCAGGAGGTCCAATGCTCGTTAAAGGTGGGCAAGCTATTGTTCCCAACGTCATCAAGGCTGTAGAGGTTGCCAGAGGCCGGGGCATCCCTATAATTTGGGTATTCTTCAGACCAGTTTTTGCGCTTAGCTCAGTTTTGTTACTCGGCAGACAAAAGACGAAAGTTGAAACTTTGGCTAGAAATCCCAAGTTTAAATCATGATTGTTTAGACTTGCGTATTTTGGTCAAGGCAACTGGAAAATTTCATCTTAATCAAATGGTAATTTTATATTCTGGTATCAGAGTAATCAGAGGCGAAGAGAAAGTTCAATTTTGCTGTGAATTTTTAATTCGCACAAGTGCTTTATCCATCACCTAGTACATGATCCCTATGTGAacccagagaaaaaaaaataaagaaggtaTACGATCCCTATGCATGGACtgaaaaattacaagttaataATGTGATGGGTAAGTCTGGGAATAGCGATTCGCTTTAGCTTGCAAATGACTTTTGGTAAATCGACTGTAGGTTGTTCGTGAGCACGACCCTTTAGGGAGAGACGTCGAATTATTCCGTAGGCATTTGTACTCTCCGGGGAAACCAAAACCAACATCTAAGGGCAGTTTTGGAGCAGAATTAGTTGATGGCCTTGAAATTAAGGGAGATGATTATAAGCTGGTGAAGACACGTTTCAGTGCGTTTTTCAATACCCACCTTCATTCATATCTTCAGGGTGCTGGGATTAGTAATTTAGTCATCACCGGTAAATGAGTTTTGGGTGTCATCTcctgtattttttattttttttttgtctattttGCTAGGAAATTATACTTGTTAGATTTGTACTTTCCATGTTGCGTAATTgatttcttaaatttctttcCCAGGTGTCCAAACTCCAAATTGTATCCGGCAAACTGTCTTCGATGCAGTGGCATTGGATTATCAATCTGTAACTGTAATTATTGATGCTACAGCTGCTGCTACACCTGAAATACATGTTGGTATGCAATGCATGTCTTCAATCACATCAGTGAGTTTTATACAGAAAGGTTTTCTTTTGCTCCAATGGGGGCGCTGTTAATTCCCCATCCACACCATCTTAACCTCAATGTGCACTAAAAGATGGCCTCACTGTGCATGTGGATTGGAATTTGTATCACTGTACTTGCTGGCAATTGAATGAGTGCGAGGGCACTGCCCATTTGTTGTCATTTTTGTACCCTGATATGTTCAATTCCCAGTATGTTAAACTTCTCTAAATGAAGTTATGGAAACCATTCCATGCCCTGGTAggccatttttcttcttcttcttcttctttcattTAGTTCTCTGATTCTATTGCGTGGACATGGTTCCTTTAGCCAATGTCACAGATGCATACTGTAACAGTAGCATGAATACCCCTAAATATGGAAGAGTGATTGTTTGGAGTTTTTATGGTAAACTGTGTGTATTGGCTATATAAGAAATGAGGAGTGTACCAATGAGAGGACGGTGACAAAACACAATACTTATTTCTGGTTTCTGTGACCAATAGACCAAGTAATAATGAAATCTGGCTGAGATAAGTGGAgggaaaatttcatggaaaagGTGATGGAACTCTTAAAAATGTCAGGGTCTATTTCTGCTGCTAAGTGGCAATCTCTTAAAAAAGTCTATTTCTGCTTTCTGATACGATTGCTTGTCATTCCTCAACAGCAAATATACTGGACATGAACAACATTGGAGTCACTGCGCCAACACTCGCAGAATGGGCTGAATCCAATACCTGAAGTATAGTCGGTGTCAGTCGGGTAACAGTAGGGTCCTTAAAGACTGAATTTCAGCTGGTCATATCATATCCCAGAAGCTGAATATTGGGCTCTGCGCTCCCTGATTTCAAGTAATCAGCAGGTTTTTGCTTGC encodes:
- the LOC140003756 gene encoding probable inactive nicotinamidase At3g16190 isoform X5, translated to MAETDSKWKKTALLVIDMQVLAILLPSIDLTFNSETLYSLEFGCFQNDFILPGGPMLVKGGQAIVPNVIKAVEVARGRGIPIIWVVREHDPLGRDVELFRRHLYSPGKPKPTSKGSFGAELVDGLEIKGDDYKLVKTRFSVQTPNCIRQTVFDAVALDYQSVTVIIDATAAATPEIHVGMQCMSSITSQIYWT
- the LOC140003756 gene encoding probable inactive nicotinamidase At3g16190 isoform X3, producing the protein MAETDSKWKKTALLVIDMQVLAILLPSIDLTFNSETLYSLEFGCFQNDFILPGGPMLVKGGQAIVPNVIKAVEVARGRGIPIIWVVREHDPLGRDVELFRRHLYSPGKPKPTSKGSFGAELVDGLEIKGDDYKLVKTRFSVQTPNCIRQTVFDAVALDYQSVTVIIDATAAATPEIHVANILDMNNIGVTAPTLAEWAESNT
- the LOC140003756 gene encoding probable inactive nicotinamidase At3g16190 isoform X2; this encodes MAETDSKWKKTALLVIDMQVLAILLPSIDLTFNSETLYSLEFGCFQNDFILPGGPMLVKGGQAIVPNVIKAVEVARGRGIPIIWVVREHDPLGRDVELFRRHLYSPGKPKPTSKGSFGAELVDGLEIKGDDYKLVKTRFSAFFNTHLHSYLQGAGISNLVITGVQTPNCIRQTVFDAVALDYQSVTVIIDATAAATPEIHVGMQCMSSITSQIYWT
- the LOC140003756 gene encoding probable inactive nicotinamidase At3g16190 isoform X1, producing the protein MAETDSKWKKTALLVIDMQVLAILLPSIDLTFNSETLYSLEFGCFQNDFILPGGPMLVKGGQAIVPNVIKAVEVARGRGIPIIWVVREHDPLGRDVELFRRHLYSPGKPKPTSKGSFGAELVDGLEIKGDDYKLVKTRFSAFFNTHLHSYLQGAGISNLVITGVQTPNCIRQTVFDAVALDYQSVTVIIDATAAATPEIHVANILDMNNIGVTAPTLAEWAESNT
- the LOC140003756 gene encoding probable inactive nicotinamidase At3g16190 isoform X4 encodes the protein MAETDSKWKKTALLVIDMQNDFILPGGPMLVKGGQAIVPNVIKAVEVARGRGIPIIWVVREHDPLGRDVELFRRHLYSPGKPKPTSKGSFGAELVDGLEIKGDDYKLVKTRFSAFFNTHLHSYLQGAGISNLVITGVQTPNCIRQTVFDAVALDYQSVTVIIDATAAATPEIHVANILDMNNIGVTAPTLAEWAESNT